The Streptomyces sp. DG1A-41 genomic sequence GGAGAGGCCGACGACCGCGGCCCGCCCGCCGACGACCTCGGGTGAGCGGTTCAGCAGCAGGTCCACAGTGTGCCGTATGTGCTCGTTCACGACGTCGGCCTCCTCGCTCAGCCCCACCGCCCGCGCGGCCAGCACGCTGGGTGCGACACGCTCGACGACGTCGCGCACATACCCGGCGGGAGTCAGCCCCTCCGCCACGGTGGCGCACGCGGCGCGGACCGCTCCGCAGGCTTCGTGTCCGAGCACCACGACGAGGGGACAGCCGAGTTGGGCCACGCCGTACTCGATACTGCCGAGCACCTCCGGGCCCAGCACGTGGCCGGCGGTGCGCACCACGAACAGGTCGCCGAGCCCACGATCGAAGAGGATCTCTGCGGCCAGTCGCGAGTCGGAGCATCCCAGGACCA encodes the following:
- a CDS encoding carbonic anhydrase; its protein translation is MQNTQTPTAAQALDILLTGNQRFVDGDPEHPNQDAAHRATLVPGQHPFAVVLGCSDSRLAAEILFDRGLGDLFVVRTAGHVLGPEVLGSIEYGVAQLGCPLVVVLGHEACGAVRAACATVAEGLTPAGYVRDVVERVAPSVLAARAVGLSEEADVVNEHIRHTVDLLLNRSPEVVGGRAAVVGLSYHLGSGQVRLVTSRGLDDVAAA